The DNA region AATCTTAACACGGGCGTTCCCGCTAAAAAACGGGTCGGGCTATCCGTTACAAGTACGGTTTGCAAAAAAGCAAATCCGGGCTTTGCACTACTATCCCTAACGCATGACCAAAACCCGCGTTAACTAACAATTAACAACTCTACATTTGTAGAATTAAATTCTAAGCTCTATGTTTGTAGAACACAATATGTAAAACTCAGTAATGCAGCTTTCAAAAACAGAAGAAGAACTTATGAATATTTTATGGAAGCAAAAAAAAGCTTTCATGAAAGACCTACTAGATGCATATCCTGAGCCAAAACCTGCTACGACCACCGTAGCCACCCTCTTAAAAAGAATGACGGACAAAGGTTTTGTGGCCTATAAAAGTTTAGGGCGTAGCCGAGAGTATTATCCATTGGTTAAAAAGAAAGACTATTTCACAAAACATGTAAACGGACTCATTAAGAACTTTTTTAATGATAGCCCAGGACAATTTGCTTCCTTTTTCACCAAAGAAACCGACTTGAGTAGAGAAGAGCTTGAGGATTTAAGAAAATTGATAGACAACGAAATCAAAAAGCGATAACAATGGTACTGTTTCTGCTTAAATCTGCCGCTTGCCTAGCCATTTTCATGGCATTTTATAAGCTGGTCCTAGAAAACGAACGTATGCACGGTTTTAAACGCCTATATCTGATTCTGGCCTTATTACTATCTATCACAATTCCATCTATCACTTTTGTTGAGTATGTAGAAGTTTCTTCCTTGGTCCAAGAGCCAAAAAACGGCGCAACTCCCTTAACGGAGGTGATAGCGTCAACTCCCGCCGAAGAATCCCTTAG from Zobellia alginiliquefaciens includes:
- a CDS encoding BlaI/MecI/CopY family transcriptional regulator, giving the protein MQLSKTEEELMNILWKQKKAFMKDLLDAYPEPKPATTTVATLLKRMTDKGFVAYKSLGRSREYYPLVKKKDYFTKHVNGLIKNFFNDSPGQFASFFTKETDLSREELEDLRKLIDNEIKKR